One Piscinibacter lacus genomic window, CGGCGAGGAGCGCCTGCCCGCCGCGCTGCGCCTGGGCCTGGCCCGGCTGCAACTGCCGGTGCTGCGGGTGGCGCTGGACGAGCCCGAGGTCTTCGGCCAGGCCAGCCATCCCGCGCGCCGGCTGATCGACCGCCTGGGCGCCTGCGCCCTGGGCTTCGAGCCCGGCCCGCCGGCCGCCGATGCGGCCCTGGGCAACGAGCTGGAGCGCCTGGTGCATCTGGTCGAGGCCTATCCGGACAGCGGCCGGCGCGTCTTCGAAACCGCGCTGGCCGAGTTCGAGGCCTTCGTCGCCGGTCCGCTTCAGCAGGCGAGCGGCGGCCCGGGCCCGCAGGCCCTGCCGCTGGTCCAGCGCATGGAGGAACGCGAGGCGCGCGTCGTGCAGGCCACCGTGGTGCTGCGCGAGCTGCTGGCCGGCGAGCTGCCGCCGCCGCGGCTGCGCGACTTCCTCTTCCATGTCTGGGCCGAGGTGCTGGCCACCACCGCCTTGCAGACCGGCGACCTGGATAGCCCCGCCTGCCTGCGGCTGCGCGCCGCGGCGGGCGAGCTGCTGTGGCTGAGCCAGGCCAAGCACGACCGTGCCGAGCGCGCCGAAGCCCTGCGCCGCCTGCCGCCGCTGATGCTGGACCTGCGCGAGGGCATGCGCCAGGCCGGCCTGGCGCCACACCAGCAGGACGAGCATCTGCGCAGCTTGCAGGCCCTGCTGCACGAGGCCTTCTCGGCCCGCGGCACGGACGAAGACCTGGCCGCCCGCCTGGCCGGCCTGGGCCGGCGCCTGGACGCGCTGGAGGGCCTCAGCCCCGACGCCGGCCGGATGGCCGAGGACGCCGTGCTCGCCATCGAACAGGCCGAGGGCGCAGGCCCGCCCCTGCATCTGGTGCGCAGCGGCGGCCTGCCGCCCAGCACGCCGACGCTGGCGCGTGCGGCCGAGCTGGCCGTGGGATCGTGGTTCCGCTGGCAGCCCGGCGCGGGCCGCAGCGAGCTGCTGCAACTCGCCTGGATGGGGCGGCGCAAGCGCCTGGCCCTGCTGCTGGGCCGGGACGGCCGGGCCTGGCTGTTTCCGCTGACGCGGCTGGCCGCGCATCTGCAGGCCGGCAGCCTGGAGCCGGCGGAAACCGAGGCCTGGAGCGCCCGCGCGCTGCGCGAAACCCTGGCCCGCCTGGACGCCGAGCCGCAGCGCCTGCGCTGAGCGCTTCAGAGCCGGTCCCGGCCGGCCTTCAGTGGATAAGCCGGTCTTCGTCGGCGACGAAAAGCTCGTCGAGGATGAGCGCATCGGGCTCTTCGCCCAGGCTCCAGAAGACCATCAACACGATGATCTTCAAGTCTTCCAGCGGCAGCGGGCCGCCGGGGATGGCCATCGCGCGGTCGATCACCATCTCGCGCATCGGCGGGCGCAGCACGCCGGCCGAGGCGAGGAAGCTGATGAAGCCGATCGAGGCTTCGCCGAGGTGCTCGGATTCGGCGTCGGTGTAGACGCGCAGGCCCGAGCCGGGCGCGGCATGCTCGGCCGAGTCGGCAGCGCCGGCCAGGCCTTCCAGCCAATCCAGGGCCTCCTGGATCTCCTCGCGCTCGAAACCCACCGCGGAGAGCTTGCGCGAAAGCTGCCGGGGCTCGGGACAAGCGTCCGGCCGCCAGTAGTTTTCGTACAGGTAAACGAGCACATCGAACATGTTTTCCACCTTACCACAGGCGCTTTGATCGGCCGTGCGGCGTCGATGCCGGCCCTGCGACCGGCGTCTCAGGCCCGGCCGCGGCGCTGCACGCGGCCGCCGCCCAGGCGGGCCAGACGGCCGTCCAGCTCCAGCGCCAGCAACTGCACATTGAGGCTCGCGGCGTCCAGGCCGGTGCGGGCGACCAGGGTGTCGAGGTCGACCGGATCGTGGCCGAGGGCGCGCAGGAGCGGGTCGGTCTCGTCCCCTTCAGCGGTGGGTTGGGCGGTGGGCTCGGCGCCGGATGCGCCCGTGGCCTCGCCCGGTTCTGCGACCGGGCCTTCCACCGCCACCACCCGCGGCGCCGCATCGGCCAGCCGCCCGGCCAGCACGCCCCCCAGGGCATCGAGCACGTCGTCAACCGTCTCCACAAGCTGCGCGCCCTGCTTGATCAGGCTGTGGCAGCCGCGTGACTGCGGGCTGTCGATGGAGCCGGGGATGGCCAGCACCTCGCGGCCGGCCTCAGCGGCCAGCCGGGCGGTGATCAGCGAGCCCGAGGCCAGCGCCGCCTCGATCACCAGCGTGCCCTGGCCCAGGCCGGCGATCAGCCGGTTGCGGCGCGGGAAGTTTGCCGCCAGCGGCGGCGTGCCCAGCGGGTACTCGCTGAGCAACAGGCCGTCGGCGACGATGCGCCGCGCCAGGGCGGCATGCGAAGCCGGGTAGAGGCGGTCGATGCCGGTGCCGATCACGGCCAGCGTGCCGGCGCCGCCCGCCGCGGCCAGGGCGCCCTCATGCGCCGCCGCGTCGATGCCGCGCGCCAGGCCGGAGACGATCAGCAGGCCGCGCGCCGCCAGGTCCCGGGCGAAGGCGCGGGCATGGTCCGCCCCGGCCGGGGTGGGGTTGCGGCTGCCGACCACCGCCAGGGCGGGTGCCGCCAGCCGGTCCAGCAGGCCCTCGGCATAGAGCCAGAGCGGCGGATCGGGCAGGCTGAGCAAGGCCTCGGGGTAATCGGCATCGCCCAGGGCCAGCAGATGGCGCTGCGGCGCGCCGGCCTGCCAGGCCTCGACAGCGGCCAGGCGCCGGGCCCAGGCCTCGGGCGCCTCAGCCGGCCGGGCCGGGGCGCCGACGAAGGCATGGCGCTGCGCCTCGGGCAGGGCCTGCACCTGCTCGGGCCCGCCGAAGCGGCGCAGCAGGGCGCGTTGCGCGGCCGGGCGGTGGCCGCTGGATTCGACCAGCCAGAGCCAGGCCCGGCGCTCGGGCGGCAGCGGCTGCGGGGCGGGGGCCTGCATGGGGGCCGTCGCTCAGGGTGCGGTGAAGCGGTCGCCCGCGCCCAGCGGACCCTCGGCCTCCAGCACCAGGGCATAGGCGCTGCGCTCGAAGCTGCGCAGCACGAAGAGCAGGCCGCGGCGCTGGTCGGGCAGGCGCAGCGGCGCGGCCGGCTCGACGGTGACATCGCGGGCCAGCGCGCCCGCCCGCCAAACGGCCAGCACATGGCCGTGCGCCAGGCCATCGCGGCGCCCGCGGTTGAGGATGACGATCTGCTGCGCGCCGGCCATCAGCGCATCGCCATGCACGCGCACCAGGCGACCGCTGAGGGCCGGATCGGGCGCATGCGGCAGGTAGCTGGGCGATTCGGCGGGCGGCCGCGGCAGCAGGCGGTCGCCGACCTGGGCCTCCTCGCGGCTGGCGCCCAGGCGCAGCCGGGCCGGCATGGTCAGGCCGTCGGGCGCCAGGCCGGCGGGCTGTTCGAGCCGGGCATCGGCGACGAAACGGGCCTCGTGGCCCAGCAGCTCGCCGGTCTCCGGGTCGAACAGGGGCTGCGCGCGGCGGAAGATGCGCCAATCCGCCGTGCCCTCCAAGGGGCCCAGGGCATAGGCCGGGTCGCCACGGCCGAGCAGCATGCGGCCCTCGGGCGTGGCCACCAGGCGGGGGGCTTGCAGCAGGGCCTCGTCGTCGACGATCAGGGCCTCGTTCAGGAAGGCGGCGATCGAGCGCCAGGGCACGGCGCTCAGCGCCGGCTCGGCCGGGCCGGCATCGCGCACGCGGGCGAGCACGCGCTCGACCGGCAAGCCGTCTGCCGTCGGCTCGCCCGCGCCCAGCAGGCGCAGGCGGGCGCGGCCGTCGCGGCGCTCCAGCCGCAGGCGCTGGCCGGGATAGATCAGGTGCGGGTTGCGCACCGCCTCCAGGTTCATGCCCCACAGCTCGGGCCAGCGCCAGGGCGAGCGCAGGAAGAGCCGGGACAGGCCCCACAACGTGTCGCCCGGCACGACCAGGTGCTCGTCGGGCGCATCGGGCGCCAGCTCGGCCAGCGGCACGCCGGCGGCGGCCACCTGCTCGGCCGTGCCGCGCTGCGCGGGCGTCACCGGCCAGGGCGGTACGGCCCCGGCCGGCAGGCCAGCCGCGCCCAGGCCGAGCAGCAGAACCATGCCGCACAAGGCGGGCCGGAAGGGGGGGCGGCTCAAGGGCATCACGGGGCTCCGGCAGCGAGCCCGCCCGGCCGCCACGCAGGCGACAGGGCTTGGGCGAAAATGGGGATCTGGCCGACGATTCTGTCGGGCCCCGCCTCGCGCCAAACCCGAAAAAGGGGGGTGGCCGGGGCCCGGCCGAGCCGACCCCGAACCGCCCGTCCCGCCATGGCCCTGCTCCCCATCCTGCGCTATCCCGATCCTCGCCTGCACACCGTGGCCCGCCCGGTGGCAGCCGTCGATGCGCGCATCCGCCAACTGGCCGCCGACATGTTCGAGACCATGTTCGCCGCCAAGGGCATCGGCCTGGCCGCGACTCAGGTCAATGTGCATGAGCAATTGATCGTGATGGACGTGTCTGAAGCCCGGAACGAGCCGCTGGTGCTGATCAACCCCGAATTGGTCGCGACCAGTTCCGAGCGCGCCCTGGGCGACGAGGGCTGCCTCTCGGTGCCGCAGATCTTCGACAAGGTCGAGCGTTTCGAGCGCGTGACCGTGCGCTTCCTCGACCTCGACGGCCAGGCGCGCACCCTGGACGCCGAGGGCCTGCTGGCCGTCTGCATCCAGCACGAGATGGATCACCTCAAGGGCAAGGTCTTCGTCGAATACCTCTCCCCGCTCAAGCGCAACCGCATCAAGAGCAAGCTGGCCAAGCGCAGCCGCGACGAGGCCGAGGCCTGATGCGGATTGCCTTTGCCGGCACCCCGGTCTTTGCCGCCCGGGCGCTGGAGGCCCTGCATGCCGCGGGGCACACGGTCGCCCTGGTGCTGACCCAGCCCGACCGCCCGGCCGGCCGCGGCATGAAGTTGCAGCCCTCGCCGGTCAAGCAGTTCGCCCTGGCCCAGGGCCTGCCGCTGGCCCAGCCGCAGGGCTTGAAGCTCGACGGCCGCTTTGCCGCCGAAGCCCAGGCGGCCCAGGCCGCGCTGCAAGCCGCCGAAATCGAGCTGATGGTGGTGGCCGCCTACGGCCTGATCCTGCCGGACTGGACGCTGAAGCTGCCGCCGCGCGGCTGCCTGAACATCCATGCCTCGCTGCTGCCGCGCTGGCGCGGCGCGGCGCCCATCCACCGCGCCATCGAGGCCGGGGATGCCGAAACCGGCACGACGATCATGCAGATGGACGCCGGCCTGGACACCGGCGACATGCTGTCGGTCGAGCGCCTGCCCATCGCGCCCGACGAGAACACCGCCCACCTGCACGACCGCCTGGCCGCGCAGGGCGCACGGCTGATCGTCGACACCCTGGCCCGGCTGGACCGCGGCGAGCCGCTGCCCGCCACGCCCCAGCCGGCCGAGGGCGCCTGCTATGCCGCCAAGATCGACAAGGCCGAGGCGACGATCGACTGGTCGCTGCCCGCCAGCACGCTGGCGCGCCGCGTGCTGGCCTTCGACCCGGCCCCGGGCGCGCACTTCACGCGAACGGCTGCCGACGGCCGGGCCGAGACGATCAAGCTCTGGCGCGCCCGGCCCGTGCCCGGTCAAGGCCAGCCCGGCGAGGTGCTGGCGCTCGATGCCCGGGCCGGCGTGCTGCACGTGGCCTGCGGCGAAGGCGCCCTGCAAATCGACGAGCTGCAACGCCCCGGCGGCAAGCGCCTGCCGGCCCGCGAGCTGCTGCCTGCCCTGGCCCTTCAAGTTGGCGAGCGCCTGGGCGGCTGAAGGCCGCGCCGGTCGGCGCCGGCTCAGCCGCCTGCGCGCAGCGCCGGCAGCAGCAGGGCCAGCAGGCCGACCCCCAGCAGCAGGCCCAGCCCCAGCAGGCGGCGCCTCAGGGTCTCGACCCGGGCGATGAGCTGGGCGTTCTGCTCTGCCAGGGCCTGGATCAGTTCGGAAGAAGCCAGCATCTGCGCCTGAAGCGCGTCCACCGAGGCTTCGAGCGCGGCCAGGCGCTGGCCGGGCGGGTCGGCGGCATGGGCCACCGGCGCCGGCCCGGCCGGGGCCTCGCCCGCTGCCGGCTTGCGGGCCACGGCGCGCCACAGCTTGCGGGCGCCGTCGGCCACCTGGGGCGCGCGGGTGATCACCTCGCCCCAGGGCACGGCTTGCAGGACGGTGAGCCAGGGAATCGGCATGGCAGCAGGGCCGCAAGGGCGGCGTCAAGGATGGAAACAGGCGGCAGGACGACGATGCATGCCGGCGCCGGCTTGAACTCCCGGCGCCCACCCGCATCTACTGCCGCACGGGCACGCCCTTTGACGGGCCCGCCGAAAGGACGTTCACGATGTTCAACCTGATGAAGACCGCCATGCTGATGGCGGCCATCACCGCGCTGTTCATGGCCCTGGGCCAGATGATCGGCGGCAGCCAGGGCATGGTGCTCGCGCTGCTGGTCGCGATCGGGATGAATTTCTTCAGCTACTGGTTCTCCGACAAGATGGTCCTGCGCATGTACAACGCGCAGGAAGTCGACGAGGCCACGGCGCCACAGTTCTACCGCATGGTCGCCGAGCTGGCCCAGCGGGCCGAGCTGCCCATGCCCAAGGTCTACCTGATCCAGGAAGACGCGCCGAACGCCTTTGCCACCGGCCGCAACCCCGAGCATGCCGCCGTGGCCGCCACCACCGGACTGCTGCGTGTGCTGAGCGAGCGCGAGGTGCGCGGCGTGATGGCCCACGAGCTGGCGCACGTGAAGCACCGCGACATCCTGATCAGCACCATCAGCGCCACCATGGCCGGCGCGATCTCGATGCTGGCGAACTTCGCCATGCTCTTCGGCGGGCGCGACAGCGAAGGCCGGCCGGCCAACCCGATCGCCAGCATCGCGGTGATGATCCTCGCGCCGCTGGCCGCCAGTCTGATCCAGATGGCGATCAGCCGCGCCCGCGAGTTCGAGGCCGACCGCGGCGGCGCCGAAATCTCCGGCGACCCGCTGGCCCTGGCCAGCGCGCTCAACAAGATCGCCGGCCGCGCCGCGCAGATCCCGCTGGAGACGACCGAGCGCCACCCCGAAACCGCGCAGATGATGATCATGAACCCGCTGTCCGGCGGCGGGCTGCGCGGCCTGTTCTCCACCCACCCGGCCACCGAGGAGCGGGTCGCCCGGCTCGTCGCGCTGGCGCGCGGCTGAGGCCGAGCCCGGGGCGGGGGCGCGCTTAGCGATCCTCGCCCCAGCCGGGCTGACGGGCGCGCGCGTCAGCAGTACGCCTCGGCCGGCACCGCGCAATCCACGCAATCGTCATCAAGCAGCCCCTGCCATGCCGGCACCGCCGGCCAGCGCGCCAGCATGTCGCGCACCTGCGCGCCGTGGGCCGCCAGGGCGGATGCATCGAGCGCATGAGCATCGTGCAGGGCCAGCGGCGGCAGGTAGCGCAGGCCGCAAAGCCGGGCCGTCTGCTCCCAGGGGGTCAGGAACACCTCGATCCCATGGCGGTTGTGCCCGGCCGGCTGGTAACTGGCCGCGCTGCCGCCCGTCGTCGGCAGCAGCCACAGCGCCTTGCCGCGCAGCGCCTGCCCCCCGGGCCCATAAGCCCAGCCAAAAGCCAGCACCTCGTCGATCCACAGCTTCAGCAGCGCCGGCACGCTGTACCACTGCACGGGGAAGGCCCAGACGATCAGCTCCGCCTCGGCCAGCCGCGCCTGCTCGGCCGGCACGTCGATCAGGTAGTCGGGGCAGCGGGCATACAAGTCGAGCAGCTCGACCGGCCCGCCCGGGCCGGCCAGCGGCGCCAGCGCAGCCTGCACCGCGCGGTTGGCCCGCGAGGCCTGCAAGTCGGGATGGGCAAGGACGACGAGGATCCGGGCCATGGTGGGTGCGGGGTGGGTGCAGGCGGGGCGGAGCGGCTTGGGGCAAGTGGGCATGAGCATAGCGAGCCAAAAGCGACAAGTCGCAGCCCGCACACCCCGACCGCTCCGCCGGCCAGTTCCGCAGCGCCGTCGCCGCGCAAGCCCGGGTGCGCCGGCCAGCTCGAAGGCTGAAGGCAGGTCGGCGGGATTCGGTTGCGACGGGGATAGGCAACGCCCCGTCGAGAAGGGTTCGCGGTGAGTCGCTGAGAAGCAATACGCAAGGCAGGCTGGCTTGCGAAAGGTGCGCACCTGTTAGGCACAACTACAAACCGAACAATCGCGCAGGCGCTCGACTCAAGCCAGGATCAGCATCGGCACATCGCTGCATGCACTCGGCGCAAGGACAACACACGATGGGAGCCGACGCCATAAGGGTTAGGCCAGAAAAAGCCTGTGCGCCACCCACTCAAGGCGGTGTACGCGCTCTCTGGGCACAAGCGGACGGCTCCGCTATCCTGCGCATGTGCGTTATCCGAAGCGCGCGCTGGGCGCCAAGCGCGGTACGCTGAAGTGGCGCCCATCAAATATTAGGCTTTCACGCATAGTTCGCAAAGCATGATTCACGAATCCAGACACTGGAAAGAACCCTTGCTGCGCGCGGCCACTTGGTTGTCGAAGCTATGCGTTGAGGAAGGTGACGCGGGCGAAAGGTCGCTCGTCCGTGTGGAGCGCGAATTGTTCATCGGTTTCTACGCCATCCGCAAGCTGCTTGAGACCTTCAAAGTTTCGCCATCAACTAAAGAACTAAAGCTTGCACTTCAGGCTTATACGGCCCTGCCCGATCGTAAGGTTGATTACTTCAATAGAGCAGATATTGACAAGTTTTTTAATTTGAGCCACCCAATGAATGAGCACCGAAACATTGGGTTCATATGCAACCAAATTGTTCATAGCTACATATTCATCATAGACTTGCGTGAAGATGGTGCGCTTAACGGATTTTTTGTAACTCCGGACTCCATGCGATTCAAAAAGCTCTACTTCATCGAGTTAGGTCAAGTTGTACACGCATTAAGGCTCGTAGGAAAGGACTATCCACGCAACATGCAATACCAGCGCAACCCAAAAACAGGACAATGGGAAGTCCATGAACAGCTCGTCTAACCTGCGCCAGCTGCTATTTTAACTAGTTGCTCAGCTCGGACGCCCGTGCTTCGCTTGGCCGTTGGTTAATTTTATTATTGTGCCTGAAGGCAGCGTGTCGCATGAAGCTGATATTTTTTGATGAAGCCAAGAATGACGACGACTATGCTTACTACCACATTGGTGGTGTTGGCATCGATGATGAGCATCTAGGCATAGTCGAGAAACAAATAAATAAGGTAGTCGAGGAAGCTTTTGGTCACTCACGACTGGTGCGCGGCAATGAACTTCATGCTGCAGAAATTTATCACCGCAAAAAACACTTTAAAGGTTGGGCGGACTTCAGTGCACGCATCGCGCTAATGAAAAAGCTGATGCAAATCCTCTCGATGCCGCAACTAAGTTTGATTGACATACAGGTCAATGCAGCAAAGCTTCGGCAAAATCAAGCCCCAGATGAGGTGGCCTTTATGTTCCTCTGCGAAAGGGCAAATGATCTCTGCAAAGCGTGTGGGTGCTTGGGCATACTAATCGGAGATCGGGAAAGCGATCGTGTTGCGGAACGATACGCTGGCAGCCTATCATGCTACAGAGCCGGCGGCACTGACTTCGCTCTCGGGCGGGAAATAAACAACCTCGTGGATTCGGTCCATTTCACGCACTCTCACCTCAGCCGCTTTTGCAGTTAGCCGATATCTACACTTGGCTTCTTCAGTTCCGGAATAGGAACCGCAGTTCTGATAACATCCGCCACAAAGCCATTTTTGATATTTGGGCCGGTGATGAAATAACTATCCATCCGTCAAAGTATAAAGCATGGCCATTATGATGCTAAGGCGCAATCAATCGTCGTGGACGATTTTTTACACATCACCCATTTTGATGCCCCAACCTGCACCTTACTAATCGCATCTAAAATCAAGCATCAAAACGAGTCGCCAGCAAGATCTTACCGCGACAAACATACTGAACACACCGAGCCACCAAAATATGTTCAATCTGGGCAACCGTACCTCTATTACCCCACCTATAGATGCACCCCTCCTATTAGTTTGTCAGACCTCATGAATATGCAACAGCTTTACGATTACCGTCCAATTTATCGCAACCACTCATCAGCAGGCACAATTATCATGCTACGTCGAAAAGTGAGCAAAATAAACATTGCATCCTTCGTGTTAATGCTTCTATTGTCATGCGCCGCACACTCTCAACAAGCGTGGCTCGAAGTGGCGAAAAATGATGACGGCATTTGGGAGGTTCAGAATGGCAGCTTTGAGGAAACCAAGACTAAGGGAGGTGAAGCAATAGCGATTGTTGTTAGTCGTGTTACAAATAGGTCGACGAATAGAATTGACCTACGGAAATCTTATGTCACTCTATCCGCATGCGAGAGAAGAATGGGCAAGATCGTGACGCTAGATCTTGACGGAAAATTCAGATTCGAGAACGATTTTGTGGTTGGCGGCGAAACAATTGCAAGCGCTGTGGCTGAATTCATTTGCGAGGTTTATTCAATCCGAGCAAAAGAAGCTGAGAAAAAATGGGTATAGCAGGTTGGTGCAGCCTCACGCAGATACAGACCCATTCGGCCACTGCGATTAGTGAACGCACAGGGCAGCTCTCTCCAGCCAATGCGACATGCAGCGACAACGTTATCGAAGAACACCGTCAAATCTTCAGCTGGGCTTTTCAAGGTTTTTCAAGGTGCAGACACGAACTCCTCGGCAGCCTCCCGCTTACCCGTTTGGGTATGCAGTCTTGATGGTTACCGATTTTGGCCGGCGCTGACCAGCCTAGTCGGTACAGGGCTCCTTCAGCAGTTCCAGACGCTCCGCCCACAATCCCCGCCATGGACGACCTCCGCACCCTGATCTCCCGCCACCCCACCCCGGGCCGGCTTGAGCAGCTTCTGCTGCGGCCCGCCCGCGGGCAGCCGGGCCTGGCGGTGGATGCGGCGGAGGCGCTGGCGGGCCGGGGTTTGCGGGGGGACCGCAGTGCGGCCCGGGCGCCAAGCCGGCCGG contains:
- the dprA gene encoding DNA-processing protein DprA gives rise to the protein MQAPAPQPLPPERRAWLWLVESSGHRPAAQRALLRRFGGPEQVQALPEAQRHAFVGAPARPAEAPEAWARRLAAVEAWQAGAPQRHLLALGDADYPEALLSLPDPPLWLYAEGLLDRLAAPALAVVGSRNPTPAGADHARAFARDLAARGLLIVSGLARGIDAAAHEGALAAAGGAGTLAVIGTGIDRLYPASHAALARRIVADGLLLSEYPLGTPPLAANFPRRNRLIAGLGQGTLVIEAALASGSLITARLAAEAGREVLAIPGSIDSPQSRGCHSLIKQGAQLVETVDDVLDALGGVLAGRLADAAPRVVAVEGPVAEPGEATGASGAEPTAQPTAEGDETDPLLRALGHDPVDLDTLVARTGLDAASLNVQLLALELDGRLARLGGGRVQRRGRA
- a CDS encoding DUF3800 domain-containing protein is translated as MKLIFFDEAKNDDDYAYYHIGGVGIDDEHLGIVEKQINKVVEEAFGHSRLVRGNELHAAEIYHRKKHFKGWADFSARIALMKKLMQILSMPQLSLIDIQVNAAKLRQNQAPDEVAFMFLCERANDLCKACGCLGILIGDRESDRVAERYAGSLSCYRAGGTDFALGREINNLVDSVHFTHSHLSRFCS
- the def gene encoding peptide deformylase translates to MALLPILRYPDPRLHTVARPVAAVDARIRQLAADMFETMFAAKGIGLAATQVNVHEQLIVMDVSEARNEPLVLINPELVATSSERALGDEGCLSVPQIFDKVERFERVTVRFLDLDGQARTLDAEGLLAVCIQHEMDHLKGKVFVEYLSPLKRNRIKSKLAKRSRDEAEA
- a CDS encoding NAD(P)H-dependent oxidoreductase, which gives rise to MARILVVLAHPDLQASRANRAVQAALAPLAGPGGPVELLDLYARCPDYLIDVPAEQARLAEAELIVWAFPVQWYSVPALLKLWIDEVLAFGWAYGPGGQALRGKALWLLPTTGGSAASYQPAGHNRHGIEVFLTPWEQTARLCGLRYLPPLALHDAHALDASALAAHGAQVRDMLARWPAVPAWQGLLDDDCVDCAVPAEAYC
- the htpX gene encoding zinc metalloprotease HtpX; this encodes MFNLMKTAMLMAAITALFMALGQMIGGSQGMVLALLVAIGMNFFSYWFSDKMVLRMYNAQEVDEATAPQFYRMVAELAQRAELPMPKVYLIQEDAPNAFATGRNPEHAAVAATTGLLRVLSEREVRGVMAHELAHVKHRDILISTISATMAGAISMLANFAMLFGGRDSEGRPANPIASIAVMILAPLAASLIQMAISRAREFEADRGGAEISGDPLALASALNKIAGRAAQIPLETTERHPETAQMMIMNPLSGGGLRGLFSTHPATEERVARLVALARG
- the fmt gene encoding methionyl-tRNA formyltransferase; amino-acid sequence: MRIAFAGTPVFAARALEALHAAGHTVALVLTQPDRPAGRGMKLQPSPVKQFALAQGLPLAQPQGLKLDGRFAAEAQAAQAALQAAEIELMVVAAYGLILPDWTLKLPPRGCLNIHASLLPRWRGAAPIHRAIEAGDAETGTTIMQMDAGLDTGDMLSVERLPIAPDENTAHLHDRLAAQGARLIVDTLARLDRGEPLPATPQPAEGACYAAKIDKAEATIDWSLPASTLARRVLAFDPAPGAHFTRTAADGRAETIKLWRARPVPGQGQPGEVLALDARAGVLHVACGEGALQIDELQRPGGKRLPARELLPALALQVGERLGG
- a CDS encoding DUF1631 family protein, which codes for MDGTRQPPPPPDPAAAQARAALARGWAEGLAPGLKLLAEAAAQLAASAQPAPELRLRRQRAARELASARETLGCLLARVFAPDAGDSEALPLLQFVEDESGDREILASRLALALGEAAGAEGLRLQQHLRALADPLHAEAPAALARQIVERWQRADLALAHWRTLQALLHNHFGRLYAQAVRDGLAVLDGQAAPGGSPVADRPGPLLDAATGLPPAPPDAGPRLLDRLHALAAGEAGPPSLLPASPALAAAIAEAQREPLLPVGEAWTVPGEALFDRLHDRTLALKAVTDRPSQRATIEIVALMFQSLLGEERLPAALRLGLARLQLPVLRVALDEPEVFGQASHPARRLIDRLGACALGFEPGPPAADAALGNELERLVHLVEAYPDSGRRVFETALAEFEAFVAGPLQQASGGPGPQALPLVQRMEEREARVVQATVVLRELLAGELPPPRLRDFLFHVWAEVLATTALQTGDLDSPACLRLRAAAGELLWLSQAKHDRAERAEALRRLPPLMLDLREGMRQAGLAPHQQDEHLRSLQALLHEAFSARGTDEDLAARLAGLGRRLDALEGLSPDAGRMAEDAVLAIEQAEGAGPPLHLVRSGGLPPSTPTLARAAELAVGSWFRWQPGAGRSELLQLAWMGRRKRLALLLGRDGRAWLFPLTRLAAHLQAGSLEPAETEAWSARALRETLARLDAEPQRLR
- a CDS encoding LysM peptidoglycan-binding domain-containing protein; amino-acid sequence: MPLSRPPFRPALCGMVLLLGLGAAGLPAGAVPPWPVTPAQRGTAEQVAAAGVPLAELAPDAPDEHLVVPGDTLWGLSRLFLRSPWRWPELWGMNLEAVRNPHLIYPGQRLRLERRDGRARLRLLGAGEPTADGLPVERVLARVRDAGPAEPALSAVPWRSIAAFLNEALIVDDEALLQAPRLVATPEGRMLLGRGDPAYALGPLEGTADWRIFRRAQPLFDPETGELLGHEARFVADARLEQPAGLAPDGLTMPARLRLGASREEAQVGDRLLPRPPAESPSYLPHAPDPALSGRLVRVHGDALMAGAQQIVILNRGRRDGLAHGHVLAVWRAGALARDVTVEPAAPLRLPDQRRGLLFVLRSFERSAYALVLEAEGPLGAGDRFTAP
- a CDS encoding DUF494 family protein, whose protein sequence is MFDVLVYLYENYWRPDACPEPRQLSRKLSAVGFEREEIQEALDWLEGLAGAADSAEHAAPGSGLRVYTDAESEHLGEASIGFISFLASAGVLRPPMREMVIDRAMAIPGGPLPLEDLKIIVLMVFWSLGEEPDALILDELFVADEDRLIH